The Nitrospirota bacterium region CTCAAGACCGACCGGGACGGGCTGGTCTCGTACAATGCCGGCATGATCGTGGACAAGCTTCAGGCCGCGGCGATGCAGGCCGAACAGGCCGCCGCGACAGAGGGGGGCGAGGATGAGTGAGGAGCAGTATCACGAGCGAGTCAACCAATTGCTCTCGGCCCTGCGGGACGAAAATGAGGCGTTGCGGGACCATGCGGCCGCCAGCCTGGGGCAGATGGGCCTGGAGGCCTTGTCGGGCTTGATCGGCATGTTGGCCGATGAGGACACGGTCATTCGCGAGGCTGCGGCGAGCGCGATCGTGCGGATCGGGCCGGCGGCGGTGGAGCCGATGATCGAAGCGCTGGCGGACGACGAATGGGCGGTGCGGGAACAGGCCGCCAATGTCCTGGGCAAGCTCAAGGACCCGCGCGGCGTCGAGCCATTGATCAAAGCCCTCAAGGACAAAGATGGCGCCGTCCGCAGTTCGGCGGTCTGGGCCTTGGAACGGGTGGGGGATCCCCGCGCCGTGCCCGGGCTGGTGGAGGCGTTGAACGACGGGACGCTCCGGGAGGATGCGGCGCGGGTGCTCAAGAAGATCGGGGACGTGAGGGCCGTTGAGGCGCTCATCGAGGGTCTGCTCGGCAACAACTGGATGGTCCGCCGGCATGCGGCGGAAGCTTTGGGTAAGATCGGGGATGTGCGGGCCATGCCCTCGCTGATCGAGGCGCTGAAGGACGAAGACTGGCTGGTGCGGCGCAACGCGGTCGAATCCCTGGCGC contains the following coding sequences:
- a CDS encoding HEAT repeat domain-containing protein, which translates into the protein MSEEQYHERVNQLLSALRDENEALRDHAAASLGQMGLEALSGLIGMLADEDTVIREAAASAIVRIGPAAVEPMIEALADDEWAVREQAANVLGKLKDPRGVEPLIKALKDKDGAVRSSAVWALERVGDPRAVPGLVEALNDGTLREDAARVLKKIGDVRAVEALIEGLLGNNWMVRRHAAEALGKIGDVRAMPSLIEALKDEDWLVRRNAVESLARLGDRRAVDSLVPLLEDENEMVQETVEGALASLGWKPQATK